One stretch of Halobacillus litoralis DNA includes these proteins:
- a CDS encoding patatin-like phospholipase family protein, with the protein MKVDGVFSGGGVKALAFIGALEELEEQGYTFKRMAGTSAGAILASLTAAGYTAKELKERLNNLSFLSLVDVPLTDRLFPFMKWLLLYYRMGLYKGNQLENVLEEWLGEKGVRTFADLPPGSLKVICSDLTQGRIVVIPDDLKKVYGIDPATFSVAKAVRMSSGLPYFFIPVKIHGKRGRSIIVDGGVLSNFPLWIWEKQDGCRTRPIIGMKLSDEPDKLPEQKIKNAIQMFHALFKTMQQAHDARYISKALSKDIIFIPVSGVETTDFDMSKEEKETLMELGREHAGKFLKRWSR; encoded by the coding sequence ATGAAAGTGGACGGAGTTTTTTCCGGTGGCGGTGTGAAGGCCCTTGCTTTCATTGGGGCACTTGAAGAACTGGAAGAGCAAGGATACACATTCAAACGAATGGCCGGAACATCCGCTGGTGCCATTTTAGCGAGTTTGACAGCTGCCGGCTACACGGCTAAAGAACTGAAGGAAAGACTCAATAATCTTTCGTTTCTTAGTCTAGTAGACGTTCCATTGACAGATCGCCTGTTTCCATTTATGAAATGGCTTCTTTTGTATTACCGGATGGGGCTTTATAAAGGGAATCAGTTGGAAAATGTTCTTGAAGAGTGGCTTGGTGAAAAAGGTGTTCGTACGTTTGCCGACTTACCGCCTGGGTCTTTAAAGGTGATATGTTCTGATCTAACACAGGGGAGAATCGTTGTCATACCTGATGATTTGAAGAAAGTTTACGGCATTGATCCGGCTACCTTTTCTGTAGCAAAAGCAGTAAGGATGAGCTCGGGACTCCCCTACTTTTTCATTCCCGTTAAAATACATGGGAAACGCGGAAGATCCATTATTGTAGATGGAGGAGTGTTGAGTAACTTTCCTCTGTGGATTTGGGAAAAACAGGACGGATGCCGTACTAGACCTATCATTGGAATGAAGTTAAGTGATGAACCAGATAAACTACCCGAACAGAAAATTAAAAATGCGATTCAAATGTTCCACGCCCTTTTTAAAACGATGCAGCAGGCTCATGATGCAAGGTACATTTCCAAGGCTCTAAGTAAGGATATTATCTTCATTCCGGTCAGTGGAGTGGAAACGACGGATTTTGATATGAGCAAAGAAGAAAAAGAAACATTGATGGAATTAGGTCGAGAACATGCGGGGAAATTTTTAAAAAGGTGGAGCCGATAA
- the mntR gene encoding transcriptional regulator MntR yields MPTPSMEDYIEQIYILIEDKGYARVSDIAENLQVHPSSVTKMVQKLDRDQYLNYEKYRGLILTPKGKKVGKRLVYRHELLEQFLEIIGVDQENIYDDVEGIEHHMSWNSIDRIGDLVQYFDENPERVDSLREVQKKNEEQNDE; encoded by the coding sequence ATGCCGACACCTAGCATGGAAGATTATATTGAACAAATATATATATTGATTGAAGATAAAGGGTATGCACGTGTTTCTGATATTGCTGAAAATCTGCAGGTGCATCCGTCATCCGTGACGAAGATGGTTCAAAAACTTGACCGAGACCAATACTTGAACTATGAAAAATATCGCGGGTTGATCCTAACACCAAAAGGAAAGAAAGTTGGGAAACGGCTTGTATATCGTCATGAACTTTTGGAGCAGTTCTTAGAGATTATCGGTGTCGATCAGGAGAACATCTATGATGATGTTGAGGGTATTGAGCACCACATGAGTTGGAATTCCATCGACCGTATAGGAGATCTCGTTCAATATTTTGATGAGAACCCGGAGCGAGTGGATTCTTTGAGAGAAGTCCAGAAAAAGAATGAAGAACAGAATGATGAGTAA
- the aroQ gene encoding type II 3-dehydroquinate dehydratase translates to MGKKRLFLINGPNLNMLGKREPATYGKKSLEHVETLVKEVAAEQGFEVTSFQSNHEGELVDWIQRAEEEAEGIIINPAAYTHTSIALRDAVSSISKPVVEIHISNVHERESFRHTSMLAPVCSGQVVGFGIDGYRLATLGLIQKIESEGRNHS, encoded by the coding sequence ATGGGGAAGAAGCGGCTGTTTTTAATCAATGGGCCGAATTTGAATATGTTAGGCAAGAGAGAACCGGCTACCTATGGGAAAAAGTCTCTTGAACATGTTGAGACATTGGTCAAAGAAGTGGCTGCTGAGCAAGGGTTTGAAGTCACTTCTTTTCAATCCAACCATGAGGGGGAGCTCGTAGACTGGATCCAGCGAGCGGAAGAAGAAGCTGAAGGAATCATCATTAATCCAGCAGCTTATACACACACAAGCATCGCTTTACGGGATGCTGTCAGTTCCATCTCAAAACCTGTGGTAGAGATTCATATATCAAATGTCCATGAACGGGAATCTTTCCGCCATACTTCGATGTTAGCACCGGTATGCTCAGGACAAGTGGTCGGATTTGGAATTGATGGCTACCGATTAGCGACATTGGGGCTGATCCAAAAGATAGAAAGTGAAGGGAGAAATCATTCGTGA
- a CDS encoding YqhR family membrane protein has product MAEKQKDQKQDQRQQEPQQSVISKALVTGFTAGVLWSGLGTIAYYFNFTEVSPASFIFRSFWQTEWTGTWLAEVLAVLIVGILSLGTARLLPSLEKKEWNLAWESFMESGYGRLFIFY; this is encoded by the coding sequence ATGGCTGAAAAACAAAAAGACCAAAAACAAGACCAAAGACAACAAGAACCACAGCAAAGTGTCATATCAAAAGCATTAGTCACAGGTTTTACCGCCGGAGTTTTATGGAGTGGTTTAGGGACAATCGCTTATTATTTTAATTTCACAGAGGTGTCTCCTGCCTCCTTCATATTTCGCTCATTTTGGCAGACGGAATGGACCGGAACATGGCTTGCTGAAGTGTTAGCCGTTCTTATTGTCGGTATTTTATCTTTAGGAACGGCTCGTTTACTACCTTCTCTTGAAAAAAAGGAATGGAATCTGGCCTGGGAGTCTTTTATGGAATCGGGCTATGGGCGATTGTTTATTTTCTATTGA
- a CDS encoding YqhR family membrane protein: MESGLGVFYGIGLWAIVYFLLTPIFPAIPTFMELNSDTWVTTGCLFILYGVFIGYSISYEYREFNETVNSYSNQGRV, encoded by the coding sequence ATGGAATCTGGCCTGGGAGTCTTTTATGGAATCGGGCTATGGGCGATTGTTTATTTTCTATTGACTCCGATCTTTCCGGCAATCCCGACTTTCATGGAACTCAATAGTGATACATGGGTTACAACCGGCTGTTTATTTATTTTATACGGTGTTTTTATCGGGTATTCCATTTCCTATGAATACAGGGAGTTCAATGAGACAGTGAATTCTTATTCAAATCAAGGGAGAGTATGA
- the spoIIIAA gene encoding stage III sporulation protein AA translates to MKEIIRLFPPSIQHLLKSEVQWKSVQEIRLRIGRPIEILENNRHESIENAVMTVEHLSFVLNQISQFSLYRFKEELKEGFITIEGGHRVGLAGKTNTHQDHVETLKHISFMNIRVARATSGNIEPLIPHLYESGRWMSTLVIGPPQSGKTTLLRELARYIGSDQQGYRAAKVAIVDERSEIAASMRGVPQLDVGFRTDVMDACPKAEGMMMMIRSMSPEVLIVDEIGGQKDAEAVREATYTGVEVICSIHGQSFSGVKKRPSAKQLMDEKVFQRYLVLDRMSPHRERNWTVLDQSGDLLIQGKGRGANAMDWGRHRIDRYDLGRV, encoded by the coding sequence ATGAAGGAGATTATACGTTTGTTTCCACCCTCTATCCAACATCTCTTAAAAAGTGAGGTCCAATGGAAGAGTGTGCAGGAGATCCGTTTAAGGATTGGTCGTCCGATAGAGATTCTTGAAAATAATCGTCATGAATCCATTGAGAATGCAGTGATGACCGTTGAGCATCTCTCTTTCGTCCTAAATCAGATCAGTCAGTTCTCACTCTACCGTTTCAAGGAAGAGTTGAAAGAGGGGTTTATTACCATTGAGGGTGGCCATAGGGTAGGTTTGGCTGGTAAGACGAACACTCATCAAGATCATGTAGAAACGTTAAAGCACATATCCTTTATGAACATCAGGGTTGCTAGAGCTACTTCCGGGAATATTGAACCTCTCATTCCACACCTTTATGAATCTGGGCGTTGGATGAGTACACTGGTCATCGGACCTCCACAATCAGGGAAAACCACACTCCTGCGGGAATTGGCGCGTTACATTGGATCTGATCAACAAGGGTATCGCGCGGCGAAGGTCGCAATTGTGGACGAGCGTTCCGAAATTGCAGCAAGTATGAGGGGGGTTCCTCAGCTGGATGTCGGGTTCCGTACAGATGTGATGGATGCTTGCCCTAAAGCAGAAGGCATGATGATGATGATCCGTTCCATGTCACCTGAGGTGTTAATTGTAGACGAAATTGGTGGACAAAAAGACGCGGAAGCGGTCCGAGAGGCGACTTACACAGGTGTCGAAGTCATTTGCAGTATTCATGGTCAAAGTTTTTCAGGTGTAAAGAAACGCCCATCAGCCAAACAATTGATGGATGAGAAAGTGTTTCAACGCTACCTTGTCTTGGACCGAATGTCACCTCATAGAGAAAGAAATTGGACAGTACTCGATCAATCGGGAGACCTATTGATTCAGGGCAAGGGGAGGGGAGCGAATGCAATGGATTGGGGCCGTCATCGTATTGACCGTTACGACCTGGGCAGGGTTTGA
- a CDS encoding M24 family metallopeptidase, whose amino-acid sequence MSKLSNLRKSMASKELDGLLIMSPKNRRYISGFVGSSGALLVTSDEAVLITDFRYTEQAAEQAKEFEILEHKTPMPKTVAEKAKELGLKRIGFEKDHVTYTLFEQYKEALDAELVPTSGIVEKLRLIKTDEEISILKDAVKIADDAFEHILGYIKPGVKEIDVSNELEFFMRKQGATSSSFDIIVASGYRSALPHGVASEKEIQSGELVTLDFGALYKGYCSDITRTVAVGEINDQLKEIYDTVLQAQLKGMEGIKEGITGKEADALTRDYIKEKGYGEYFGHSTGHGIGLDVHEGPGLSFRSDVTLEEGMVVTVEPGIYVPNVGGCRIEDDTIVTKTGNERLSKSTKELITL is encoded by the coding sequence GTGAGTAAACTTTCAAATTTAAGAAAATCGATGGCTTCAAAAGAATTAGACGGTCTTTTAATTATGAGTCCGAAAAACAGAAGGTATATATCAGGTTTTGTAGGCTCTTCTGGAGCTCTTTTAGTGACAAGCGATGAAGCTGTTTTAATTACAGATTTCCGCTATACAGAACAAGCGGCAGAGCAAGCCAAGGAGTTTGAGATTCTTGAACATAAAACGCCTATGCCGAAAACGGTAGCTGAAAAAGCGAAAGAACTAGGTTTGAAACGAATCGGGTTTGAAAAAGATCATGTCACCTACACCCTTTTTGAACAATATAAAGAAGCATTAGACGCAGAGCTCGTCCCTACATCAGGCATTGTGGAAAAATTACGCTTGATTAAGACGGATGAGGAGATTAGTATATTAAAGGATGCCGTTAAGATTGCTGATGATGCTTTCGAACACATTCTTGGTTACATAAAGCCTGGTGTGAAGGAAATTGATGTATCGAATGAACTTGAGTTTTTCATGCGTAAGCAAGGGGCGACCTCCTCAAGTTTTGATATTATTGTTGCATCAGGCTACCGTTCAGCTTTGCCACATGGAGTGGCCTCCGAGAAGGAAATCCAATCCGGAGAGCTTGTAACGCTTGATTTTGGTGCCCTTTACAAAGGGTATTGTTCTGATATTACAAGAACTGTAGCTGTGGGCGAAATCAATGATCAGTTAAAAGAAATCTATGATACCGTTTTACAGGCTCAGTTAAAAGGTATGGAAGGAATAAAAGAAGGCATCACCGGCAAAGAAGCGGATGCATTGACACGTGATTACATTAAAGAAAAAGGGTATGGCGAGTATTTCGGTCATTCCACGGGCCATGGAATCGGCCTGGATGTCCATGAAGGTCCTGGCCTATCCTTCCGTTCCGATGTCACGCTTGAAGAAGGTATGGTCGTTACAGTCGAGCCGGGCATTTATGTTCCGAACGTCGGCGGCTGCCGGATTGAAGATGATACAATCGTTACGAAAACAGGAAATGAACGATTGAGCAAGTCTACCAAAGAATTAATCACGTTGTAA
- a CDS encoding SA1362 family protein — protein sequence MRNWMTPVIYTLIGLAIFFVGIQLFTNTTGFLTSIVTMIGIAALIYGAIYFFFLRKRGFGGAAGGNRNEMKKYKQAVKQSKQKYKQPTPAIKKSPVAKAQTKASSLGRKNRKRMNGPQLRVIEGNKSKGKNRATF from the coding sequence ATGCGTAATTGGATGACTCCTGTCATTTACACGTTGATCGGTTTAGCCATCTTCTTTGTTGGCATCCAGCTGTTTACAAACACGACTGGCTTTCTCACTTCGATCGTCACGATGATCGGAATCGCCGCTCTCATTTATGGAGCCATCTACTTCTTCTTCCTCCGCAAACGCGGCTTTGGAGGAGCGGCAGGTGGAAACCGAAATGAAATGAAAAAATATAAGCAAGCGGTCAAGCAATCTAAACAAAAATACAAGCAACCAACCCCCGCAATTAAGAAAAGCCCTGTAGCCAAAGCACAGACCAAGGCCTCTTCATTAGGTCGAAAAAACCGCAAACGTATGAACGGTCCACAGCTTCGTGTTATTGAAGGCAATAAAAGCAAAGGAAAAAATCGAGCCACCTTCTGA